The window GGTGGAGTCCATTAACGAAGATGGTTCCCGTGTGCTGCGTTTTGCGGTGACTCCCATTGAACTTGAGGCAGTGATGAATGCTCAGGGACATGTGCCGCTGCCGCCCTACATCAACCGCCCTGATGACGAAGAAGACAAGAAGGCTTACCAGACCATCTTTGCCAAGTATTCCGGCGCGGTGGCTGCTCCTACAGCAAGTCTTCACTTTAGCGAGGAAATGCTTGACGCCTTGAAGGCAAAGGGTGTCAAGGTTGCCGAGGTAACGCTTCATGTGGGGCCAGGCACCTTCCAGAACATTTCTGTGGAAGATTTTACCCAGCATAAGATGCACGGGGAGCATTACGAATTGACTCAGGAAAATGCTGACATCATAAACCAGGCAAAGGCTGCCGGCGGCCGCGTTATCACTGTTGGTACCACCAGTACCCGTGTGGTGGAAACTATTGCCGACGATAACGGCGTTGTTCGTGCCCAAAGCGGTGTGACACATGCCTTCTTCTATCCGGGTTATCGCTACAAGATCATTGATGGCCTGCTGACCAATTTCCATTGGCCTAAAAGTTCCCTCATTCTTCTTGTGTCTGCATTCTACGGCCGTGAGAATACCTTGGCCGCCTACAAGATGGCTGTGGAAAATCGTCTAAAGCTGTTTAGCTATGGCGACGGCATGCTGATTTTATAGCGGAAGCCTCGACTTTTTATTTTGCACTGCGGAGAGGAGAGAAGTAGCCTTGCTGCCTCAGGGTGGCAAGAATTTTCAACTGTATTTCCTGAGGTTCTGCTAGTAGTCCGTCTAGAACGAACTGGGGAATTCTTTTTTGAGGCTTGAATTCGTTGGGCAG of the Fibrobacter sp. genome contains:
- the queA gene encoding tRNA preQ1(34) S-adenosylmethionine ribosyltransferase-isomerase QueA; this translates as MEHNLSDYSFEFPPELIASRTAGKGKTRILHCPKDGGERHIMKASEIVDLFKAGDCLVVNNTKVIPARLYGKTMHDGEVETLLVQALIPAPSGEARYEAQVRPGKAFKVGRELMIAGVKTTVESINEDGSRVLRFAVTPIELEAVMNAQGHVPLPPYINRPDDEEDKKAYQTIFAKYSGAVAAPTASLHFSEEMLDALKAKGVKVAEVTLHVGPGTFQNISVEDFTQHKMHGEHYELTQENADIINQAKAAGGRVITVGTTSTRVVETIADDNGVVRAQSGVTHAFFYPGYRYKIIDGLLTNFHWPKSSLILLVSAFYGRENTLAAYKMAVENRLKLFSYGDGMLIL